A stretch of the Nematostella vectensis chromosome 1, jaNemVect1.1, whole genome shotgun sequence genome encodes the following:
- the LOC5517398 gene encoding thioredoxin-1 isoform X1, with product MFGRNKNAGNKVKEIEERAEFNSVINNTKDKLVVIDFYAEWCGPCRQIKPKFKKMALEEFKDVFFAKIDVDELEELSEDEQITAMPTFVFYKNGQKLEKLVGANEVKLRELILKYK from the exons ATGTTTGGACGCAACAAGAATGCGGGAAATAAAGTTAAAGAAATCGAGGAGAGG GCCGAATTCAACAGCGTTATCAATAACACCAAAGACAAACTAGTTGTTATTGATTTCTACGCGGAATGGTGTGGCCCCTGTCGACAAATCAAACCGAAATTCAAG aAAATGGCTCTAGAGGAGTTCAAAGATGTCTTCTTCGCTAAGATTGATGTTGATGAGTTAGAG gagttATCAGAGGATGAACAAATAACTGCAATGCCGACCTTTGTTTTTTACAAGAATGGACAGAAA CTGGAGAAACTTGTCGGCGCTAACGAGGTGAAGCTACGCGAACTAATACTAAAGTACAAGTAA
- the LOC5517398 gene encoding thioredoxin isoform X2: MFGRNKNAGNKVKEIEERAEFNSVINNTKDKLVVIDFYAEWCGPCRQIKPKFKKMALEEFKDVFFAKIDVDELELEKLVGANEVKLRELILKYK; the protein is encoded by the exons ATGTTTGGACGCAACAAGAATGCGGGAAATAAAGTTAAAGAAATCGAGGAGAGG GCCGAATTCAACAGCGTTATCAATAACACCAAAGACAAACTAGTTGTTATTGATTTCTACGCGGAATGGTGTGGCCCCTGTCGACAAATCAAACCGAAATTCAAG aAAATGGCTCTAGAGGAGTTCAAAGATGTCTTCTTCGCTAAGATTGATGTTGATGAGTTAGAG CTGGAGAAACTTGTCGGCGCTAACGAGGTGAAGCTACGCGAACTAATACTAAAGTACAAGTAA
- the LOC5517398 gene encoding thioredoxin isoform X3, whose product MFGRNKNAGNKVKEIEERKMALEEFKDVFFAKIDVDELEELSEDEQITAMPTFVFYKNGQKLEKLVGANEVKLRELILKYK is encoded by the exons ATGTTTGGACGCAACAAGAATGCGGGAAATAAAGTTAAAGAAATCGAGGAGAGG aAAATGGCTCTAGAGGAGTTCAAAGATGTCTTCTTCGCTAAGATTGATGTTGATGAGTTAGAG gagttATCAGAGGATGAACAAATAACTGCAATGCCGACCTTTGTTTTTTACAAGAATGGACAGAAA CTGGAGAAACTTGTCGGCGCTAACGAGGTGAAGCTACGCGAACTAATACTAAAGTACAAGTAA
- the LOC5517397 gene encoding thioredoxin-2 — MQRLKSKEDYEDFLKKTTGVAVIFFSAAWNGPSRGFTPKLQEISEEFDDVAFANVDVDENNAVATKEGVQMLPAFCYYKGGKKVGKSTGGDVAKVRKGIVNVKAMEGL, encoded by the exons ATGCAAAGACTCAAGTCAAAG GAGGATTACGAGGATTTTCTCAAAAAGACTACAGGGGTAGCAGTGATATTCTTTAGCGCGGCTTGGAACGGACCAAGCCGAGGCTTCACACCCAAGCTACAG GAAATCTCTGAAGAGTTTGACGATGTTGCTTTTGCTAATGTAGACGTAGACGAAAACAat GCGGTAGCTACAAAAGAGGGCGTACAGATGCTCCCTGCATTTTGTTATTACAAAGGAGGAAAAAAG GTCGGAAAATCAACTGGAGGTGACGTAGCGAAAGTGAGAAAAGGAATCGTGAACGTCAAAGCCATGGAAGgcttataa